The following proteins come from a genomic window of Candidatus Babeliales bacterium:
- a CDS encoding ATP-binding protein, whose translation MFNRSVWSIVERFAKIYPIISITGPRQSGKTTLAQALFSHFPYINLENLDIRLQAQNDPRAFLARYHDGAIFDEVQHVPELLSYLQQIVDESPQKGRYVVTGSQNFVISEQISQSLSGRIGMLTLLPLSMNELNFESTKFESVIFRGGYPGLYQRNMNPTEFFPSYIQTYLERDVRQIKNIEDLGLFQTFIKLCAGRIGQVINYSSLAQDCGISHTTVYKWLTVLQASYILFLLQPFHKNFSKRLVKKPKLYFYDTGLACSLLGLEQESQVETHYLKGSLYENLVVLELLKARLNKGLLPNLYFWRDLAGHEVDLIAEWGGSIKAIEIKAGATLQPNFVKNVNYFCSLSPESKGYVLYPGQEGFYANTTLLPIRSLQRLLDE comes from the coding sequence ATGTTTAATCGATCTGTTTGGTCTATTGTAGAACGTTTTGCTAAGATTTACCCTATAATTAGTATCACAGGGCCACGACAATCAGGCAAAACAACCTTAGCGCAAGCTTTATTTTCTCATTTTCCGTACATAAATTTGGAAAATTTGGATATTAGATTGCAAGCACAGAATGATCCGCGAGCTTTTTTGGCTCGTTATCATGATGGAGCAATTTTTGATGAGGTGCAGCATGTTCCAGAATTATTATCATATCTTCAACAAATCGTTGATGAATCCCCACAAAAAGGACGTTATGTAGTGACCGGTTCACAAAACTTTGTGATTAGTGAACAAATTTCACAGTCGCTTTCTGGACGTATTGGCATGCTGACATTGTTACCGTTGAGTATGAATGAACTCAATTTTGAATCAACTAAGTTTGAGTCAGTTATTTTTCGTGGAGGTTATCCGGGGCTGTATCAAAGAAATATGAATCCTACCGAGTTTTTTCCCAGTTATATCCAAACTTATCTTGAGCGTGATGTACGGCAAATAAAAAATATTGAGGATTTAGGCCTTTTTCAGACATTCATTAAATTATGTGCGGGTAGGATTGGTCAAGTAATAAATTATTCATCTTTAGCTCAAGATTGTGGAATTTCTCATACAACGGTTTATAAATGGCTCACTGTTTTGCAAGCAAGTTACATACTATTTTTATTGCAACCATTTCATAAGAATTTTAGCAAGCGTTTGGTTAAAAAACCCAAACTTTATTTTTATGATACCGGTTTAGCGTGCTCATTGTTGGGGCTTGAGCAAGAGAGTCAAGTTGAGACACATTATTTAAAGGGTAGTTTATATGAAAATTTGGTTGTTCTGGAATTATTAAAAGCTCGATTAAATAAAGGATTACTACCAAATTTGTATTTCTGGCGCGATTTAGCGGGCCATGAAGTTGATCTTATTGCCGAATGGGGAGGATCTATTAAGGCAATTGAAATTAAGGCTGGCGCAACCTTGCAACCTAATTTTGTTAAAAATGTTAATTATTTTTGTTCTCTTTCCCCTGAATCAAAAGGTTATGTGTTATATCCAGGACAAGAAGGATTTTATGCAAATACAACTTTATTGCCGATAAGATCATTACAGCGTTTATTAGATGAGTAG
- a CDS encoding transporter substrate-binding domain-containing protein: protein MIKNMIKNFMYGKIFLIIVVIGIVLIVGILALRSTKKSDDTLVVGMMSGWAPFMSITNNGEYEGFDVDCAQELAKRMNKKLVIKDLGSVASCFIALEQNKIDMIFSGLDITQARLKNVAMVQYTGEDIKTFNVVFWDETPQNIRSMEDFRDITNGVVCVESGSSQEAFLDKYPFIEKKRMNSVVDIILDLRFGKSVAAILEPRIARQFAQKNPALQTIDVVLPQECITYGCGIAIKKENPCLVDITENVITSMKNDGLLEALELRWKLGE, encoded by the coding sequence ATGATCAAAAATATGATCAAAAATTTTATGTATGGAAAAATATTTTTAATTATAGTAGTAATTGGGATAGTGTTAATTGTTGGCATACTTGCATTACGTTCAACGAAAAAATCTGATGATACTCTCGTTGTTGGTATGATGAGTGGATGGGCTCCGTTTATGAGTATTACTAATAATGGAGAATACGAAGGTTTTGATGTTGACTGTGCACAAGAGCTTGCTAAACGAATGAATAAAAAACTGGTTATTAAAGATCTTGGTTCAGTTGCATCATGTTTTATTGCTCTTGAACAAAATAAAATAGATATGATTTTTTCAGGACTTGATATTACTCAAGCTCGGCTTAAAAATGTAGCAATGGTGCAGTACACTGGTGAAGATATAAAGACATTTAATGTCGTTTTTTGGGATGAGACTCCACAAAATATACGATCGATGGAAGATTTTCGTGATATTACGAATGGTGTTGTTTGTGTAGAATCAGGTTCTTCTCAGGAAGCATTTCTTGATAAATATCCGTTTATAGAAAAAAAACGAATGAATTCTGTTGTTGATATTATTCTTGATTTACGTTTTGGAAAATCAGTTGCTGCTATTTTAGAGCCCCGTATTGCACGTCAATTTGCTCAAAAAAATCCAGCATTACAAACGATTGATGTTGTTTTGCCTCAGGAATGTATCACTTATGGATGTGGAATAGCGATAAAAAAAGAAAATCCATGTCTTGTTGATATAACAGAAAATGTTATTACTTCAATGAAAAATGATGGTTTATTGGAAGCTTTAGAATTACGTTGGAAATTAGGGGAATAA
- a CDS encoding amino acid ABC transporter permease: MYDAFFSVKNALPLLIQGAAMTLFLWVAALVIAISLGTVLGILRCKRLRISTLSTFLDTITFLLRAIPFYVQLLMAYFVLPELVGVNISATTAGIFSLGICSAAYISQIIRGGINAIDVGQWQAAYVLGYTSCDTVRYVILPQVVRIIIPSLSGELDQLLKSTSIISAIGVLELTGAAKNVIARELNPLTMYIVISVVYVMIAFVFNSLTSCVERKLSYD; this comes from the coding sequence ATGTACGACGCGTTTTTTTCTGTTAAAAATGCATTACCTTTATTAATTCAAGGAGCAGCGATGACATTGTTTCTTTGGGTTGCGGCGCTTGTTATTGCAATTAGTTTAGGAACTGTACTGGGCATTTTACGGTGTAAGCGGTTAAGGATCTCTACATTATCAACTTTTCTCGATACTATTACTTTTTTATTACGTGCAATCCCTTTTTATGTACAGCTGCTTATGGCTTATTTTGTTTTACCTGAATTGGTCGGCGTTAATATTTCTGCAACTACTGCTGGAATTTTTTCGCTTGGTATATGCTCTGCGGCGTATATTAGTCAAATTATACGTGGAGGAATTAATGCTATTGACGTGGGTCAATGGCAAGCAGCATATGTCTTGGGATATACATCATGTGATACGGTTAGATATGTAATATTACCTCAAGTGGTTCGCATTATTATTCCTTCATTGTCAGGAGAGCTTGATCAATTGCTAAAAAGTACCTCTATTATTTCTGCTATAGGAGTTTTAGAATTAACGGGTGCGGCAAAAAATGTTATAGCACGAGAACTTAATCCGCTAACTATGTATATTGTTATTTCTGTTGTATATGTGATGATTGCATTTGTTTTCAATAGCCTTACATCTTGTGTAGAAAGGAAATTATCATATGATTAA
- a CDS encoding ATP-binding cassette domain-containing protein yields the protein MINIYNLTSKTIKVGCGTPVLQNITCDFSASSITVIVGKSGVGKTTLLQCIAHLQEISDGEIIVDGKQIQNISEQERSRLIGFVFQNFNLFPHLTARENCIQPLMVTMKMSRKEAEERVFELFGLLDLREHQNAYPTSLSGGQKQRVAIARALCLGPKVLLLDEPTSALDQENSMILIQLLKKLCNQGITIIVASHDREFVQAVQDKTLTIVDGIIKEL from the coding sequence ATGATTAATATTTATAATTTGACTAGTAAAACTATAAAAGTTGGTTGTGGAACACCTGTATTGCAAAATATCACCTGCGATTTTTCTGCATCATCTATTACTGTTATAGTAGGAAAAAGTGGTGTAGGAAAAACAACATTGTTACAATGTATAGCTCATTTACAAGAAATTTCGGATGGAGAAATTATTGTTGATGGAAAACAAATACAGAATATATCAGAGCAAGAGCGATCACGACTAATTGGTTTTGTGTTTCAGAATTTTAATCTCTTTCCACATTTAACGGCCCGTGAAAATTGTATACAGCCATTGATGGTAACGATGAAAATGTCTCGTAAAGAAGCTGAGGAAAGAGTCTTTGAGTTATTTGGCTTGTTAGATTTGCGTGAACATCAGAATGCATATCCTACAAGTCTATCTGGTGGTCAAAAACAGCGTGTTGCAATTGCTCGTGCGCTGTGTCTTGGCCCAAAAGTATTGCTTCTGGATGAACCTACGTCTGCTCTTGATCAAGAAAATAGTATGATTCTTATTCAATTGCTTAAAAAATTGTGTAATCAAGGTATAACTATTATTGTGGCAAGTCATGATAGAGAGTTTGTACAAGCAGTTCAGGATAAAACGCTGACCATTGTTGATGGCATTATAAAAGAACTTTAG
- a CDS encoding NYN domain-containing protein yields the protein MIIIIDAYNLLRAVPPYKKTITDQERVQFIAQLSLYGRRKGHKIVIVFDGGPHEWPFKESINKVTVVYSGIHDSADDYIKSYVDAHRAKDLLLVSSDRELNQWAERYTIPSIDSVSFHQLVVQELKIKTNKHEQFTSIVKMQDEQLDIDRLMMEGSAIVPMKSEDINLQRKNRGTKKAQVSKHERVLLKKLNKL from the coding sequence ATGATTATTATTATTGACGCATACAATCTTTTACGTGCTGTGCCTCCTTATAAAAAGACAATTACTGATCAAGAGCGTGTACAATTTATTGCGCAACTTAGTCTCTATGGACGTCGCAAGGGACATAAAATAGTTATAGTTTTTGATGGTGGCCCTCACGAATGGCCGTTCAAAGAATCTATTAACAAAGTCACTGTTGTCTATTCTGGTATTCATGATAGCGCTGATGATTATATTAAAAGTTATGTAGATGCACATCGGGCAAAAGATCTTTTGTTAGTATCGTCTGATAGAGAATTAAATCAGTGGGCTGAGCGCTATACTATTCCTTCAATTGATTCCGTTAGTTTTCATCAGTTGGTCGTACAAGAATTAAAAATTAAGACGAATAAGCACGAGCAATTTACTTCAATAGTTAAAATGCAGGATGAACAATTGGATATAGATCGATTAATGATGGAGGGCAGTGCGATAGTGCCAATGAAAAGTGAAGATATAAATTTACAGCGAAAAAATCGAGGTACAAAAAAAGCTCAGGTTAGTAAGCATGAGCGAGTATTATTAAAAAAACTAAATAAATTATAG
- the tsaE gene encoding tRNA (adenosine(37)-N6)-threonylcarbamoyltransferase complex ATPase subunit type 1 TsaE: MDGYKKEIIYSLDDHDVVIQELKKLMPYCQVFACSGPLGAGKTTTIKALLRSCGVTGTITSPTFTYVNEYSNNKNEHFYHFDLYRISSVEEFQLQGFDEYLYQPNSWAFIEWPEVIQPLLTHNVCFISFDYHEDSDKRIVTI, encoded by the coding sequence ATGGACGGTTATAAGAAAGAAATTATTTATTCGCTTGATGATCATGATGTGGTAATTCAAGAACTTAAAAAACTGATGCCGTATTGTCAGGTTTTTGCATGCAGTGGTCCTCTTGGTGCCGGTAAAACAACAACTATTAAAGCATTATTACGCAGTTGTGGTGTTACTGGTACTATCACCAGCCCAACTTTTACGTATGTTAACGAATACAGTAATAACAAAAATGAACATTTTTATCATTTTGATTTATACCGTATAAGCAGTGTTGAAGAATTTCAATTACAGGGCTTTGATGAATATTTATATCAACCCAATAGTTGGGCGTTTATTGAATGGCCAGAAGTTATTCAGCCACTTTTAACACATAATGTTTGTTTTATTTCATTTGATTATCATGAAGATTCTGATAAGCGCATAGTGACTATTTAA